The following are from one region of the Mycolicibacterium diernhoferi genome:
- a CDS encoding cytochrome P450, producing MPIAQRVNGAPPQPVSLADIDLGSWRFWQRDDDFRDGAFATLRREAPVCFHRPITADGVEAGAGHWALTRYDDVHYASRHPDLFSSSPNITMGDQTPELAEYFGSMIAMDDPRHSRLRNIVRSAFTPRVVARIEDSVRARARRLVSGMVADHPDGRADVVATLAGPLPLQVICDMMGIAECDHDTIFHWTNVILGFGDPDLTTDFDEFARVAMDIGAYATALAEDRRARPGDDLTTALVAAEVDGERLTSAEVASFFILLVVAGNETTRNAISHGVAALSRFPDQRDLWWSDYEALAPTAVEEIIRWSSPVAYMRRTLTRDTELAGVPMAAGDKVTLWYGSANRDESRFADPWRFDVRRSPNPHLGFGGGGAHFCLGANLARREITVAFEELHRQVPDVRADGEPDRLLSAFIHGIKRLPVRWTPSG from the coding sequence ATGCCCATCGCGCAGCGGGTGAACGGAGCGCCGCCGCAGCCGGTGTCGTTGGCCGATATCGACCTCGGGTCCTGGCGGTTCTGGCAGCGTGACGACGACTTCCGGGACGGCGCCTTCGCCACGTTGCGGCGCGAGGCACCGGTCTGCTTCCACCGTCCGATCACCGCTGATGGGGTGGAGGCCGGCGCCGGTCACTGGGCACTCACCCGCTACGACGACGTGCATTACGCGAGCCGTCATCCCGATCTGTTCAGCTCGAGCCCGAACATCACGATGGGCGATCAGACACCCGAACTCGCGGAGTACTTCGGATCGATGATCGCCATGGACGATCCCCGGCACAGCCGGCTGCGCAATATCGTGCGGAGTGCGTTCACGCCGCGCGTGGTCGCCCGGATCGAGGATTCGGTGCGGGCCCGGGCGCGCCGTCTCGTCTCGGGGATGGTCGCCGATCATCCCGACGGCCGCGCCGACGTGGTCGCGACGCTGGCCGGGCCACTTCCGCTGCAGGTGATCTGCGACATGATGGGTATCGCCGAGTGCGACCACGACACGATCTTTCACTGGACGAACGTCATCCTCGGGTTCGGTGACCCCGACCTGACCACCGACTTCGACGAGTTCGCGCGCGTCGCAATGGATATCGGCGCGTATGCGACGGCGTTGGCCGAGGATCGGCGGGCCCGGCCCGGCGATGATCTGACCACCGCCCTGGTCGCCGCCGAAGTGGACGGCGAGCGGTTGACCTCGGCGGAGGTGGCGTCGTTCTTCATCCTGCTCGTCGTCGCCGGAAACGAAACCACCCGTAACGCGATCAGTCACGGGGTCGCCGCGCTGAGCCGGTTCCCGGACCAACGCGACCTGTGGTGGTCCGACTACGAGGCGCTCGCACCGACCGCGGTCGAGGAGATCATCCGCTGGTCGTCTCCGGTGGCCTACATGCGCCGCACGCTGACCCGCGACACCGAACTCGCCGGCGTGCCGATGGCGGCCGGCGACAAGGTCACCCTCTGGTACGGGTCGGCCAATCGCGACGAGAGCCGGTTCGCCGATCCCTGGCGCTTCGACGTGCGGCGCAGCCCCAACCCGCATCTGGGATTCGGTGGCGGCGGCGCGCACTTCTGCCTCGGCGCCAACCTGGCACGCCGCGAGATCACGGTCGCGTTCGAGGAGTTGCACCGCCAGGTCCCCGATGTCCGCGCCGACGGCGAACCGGATCGGTTGCTCTCGGCGTTCATCCACGGCATCAAGCGGCTACCGGTGCGCTGGACGCCGAGCGGTTAG
- a CDS encoding MetQ/NlpA family ABC transporter substrate-binding protein yields the protein MTSSVRSVSTKGLRPLRVGATPLPHAEILENVRPDLAALGVDLQVVVFESFDEPNLWLAAGRLHANYFQYLPFLQEFNRSHGAALVPVVPVHIEPFGLYSSRISELAALPEFAEVALPSDPVNADRSLRMLDRLGVIGCMPAPGHLSATADVRANPLRLVFKELTSWTLHTALDDFDAVFLFGPQAMDRNVRTHAALHCDTADPAYAEYLVTGPTGRDDRDIGALADLLTGSGTRRFIESTYAGQVTPAF from the coding sequence ATGACGAGCAGCGTGCGGTCGGTCAGCACGAAAGGGCTACGGCCCCTACGGGTCGGCGCCACCCCGCTGCCGCACGCCGAGATCCTGGAGAACGTCCGGCCGGATCTGGCCGCGTTGGGTGTCGACCTGCAGGTGGTCGTGTTCGAGAGTTTCGACGAGCCCAATCTTTGGCTGGCCGCCGGCCGGTTGCATGCCAACTACTTCCAGTACCTGCCGTTTCTGCAGGAGTTCAACCGGAGTCACGGCGCCGCGCTGGTCCCGGTGGTTCCCGTCCACATCGAACCCTTCGGGCTGTATTCCAGCCGGATCTCAGAGCTGGCGGCGCTGCCCGAGTTCGCGGAAGTGGCGCTGCCGTCGGATCCGGTGAACGCCGATCGGTCGCTGCGGATGCTCGACCGGCTCGGGGTGATCGGGTGCATGCCGGCGCCCGGGCACCTGAGCGCCACCGCCGATGTCCGGGCCAACCCGCTCCGGTTGGTGTTCAAGGAGTTGACCAGCTGGACGTTGCACACCGCACTCGACGATTTCGATGCGGTGTTCCTGTTCGGCCCGCAGGCCATGGACCGCAATGTGCGCACCCATGCCGCGCTGCACTGCGACACGGCCGACCCGGCCTACGCCGAGTATCTGGTCACCGGCCCCACCGGCCGTGACGACCGCGATATCGGGGCGCTTGCCGACCTGCTGACCGGGTCCGGGACCCGACGGTTCATCGAGTCCACGTACGCCGGTCAGGTGACGCCCGCCTTCTGA
- a CDS encoding APC family permease codes for MSEITTVPEQLSGPPDQPARKLRGNLGVASIVFMVVAAAAPLGVIGGVVPLGLASGNGAGFPATFVISTLILLLFSVGFTAMTPFVTEAGAFFSYVRQSLGFPTGIGIAFVAIVTYVAIEAGVYGLIGPAGIGVVELLGGPTLPWWLFAAAAFVVTTYLGYRNIELSSKVLAVLLTAEIAIIAVLDAVIVARGGAHGLSAGIVTPDAVFSGSLGIGLLFAIISYVGFEATAIFRDEARDPERTIPRATYLALVLIGVFYTVTSWALISGWGDEAAVAQATDAGGTFLGDTAARYIGVFGADLITVLYFTSLFACILAFHNVVSRYVFALSQRNVLPESLSRPHPKHGSPHKASLWISGFVAVSVLLAVLFDLDPAGQFYTWFAGATTVGVVILMIATSVAVLVFFARDRRGHSVWRVWIAPAAGLLGLLTALALILSNLSDLVGGSGVLAWVIVSLLAAAFVAGAAIGARVGREGAQAVRPADR; via the coding sequence ATGTCTGAAATCACGACGGTACCTGAGCAACTGAGCGGTCCACCGGACCAGCCCGCGCGCAAGCTGCGGGGCAACCTCGGGGTGGCGTCGATCGTGTTCATGGTGGTGGCCGCGGCGGCGCCACTGGGCGTGATCGGCGGTGTGGTGCCGCTCGGGCTGGCTTCGGGCAACGGGGCCGGCTTCCCGGCGACGTTCGTCATCTCCACCTTGATCCTGCTGCTGTTCAGTGTCGGGTTCACCGCGATGACCCCGTTCGTCACGGAGGCGGGTGCGTTCTTCTCGTATGTCCGTCAGTCGCTGGGCTTTCCGACGGGCATCGGCATCGCGTTCGTCGCGATCGTCACCTACGTCGCGATCGAGGCCGGTGTGTACGGGCTGATCGGCCCGGCCGGTATCGGTGTCGTCGAGTTGCTCGGTGGACCCACCCTGCCCTGGTGGCTGTTCGCGGCCGCGGCTTTCGTGGTCACCACCTACCTCGGGTATCGGAACATCGAACTGTCCAGCAAGGTGCTGGCGGTGCTGCTCACCGCGGAGATCGCCATCATCGCGGTACTCGACGCGGTGATCGTGGCGCGTGGGGGAGCGCACGGCCTGTCCGCCGGCATCGTGACCCCCGATGCGGTGTTCTCCGGATCATTGGGCATCGGACTGCTTTTCGCCATCATCAGCTACGTCGGCTTCGAGGCCACTGCGATCTTCCGCGACGAGGCGCGGGACCCGGAACGCACGATCCCGCGGGCGACCTATCTGGCGCTGGTGCTGATCGGCGTGTTCTACACGGTGACCAGTTGGGCGCTCATCTCGGGCTGGGGCGACGAAGCCGCCGTCGCGCAGGCCACCGACGCCGGCGGCACCTTCCTCGGTGACACCGCCGCGCGCTACATCGGGGTGTTCGGCGCCGATCTGATCACCGTGCTGTACTTCACCAGCCTGTTCGCCTGCATCCTGGCTTTCCACAATGTGGTGTCGCGTTACGTGTTCGCGCTGTCACAGCGCAACGTCCTGCCCGAGTCGCTGAGCCGTCCGCACCCCAAACATGGCTCGCCGCACAAGGCTTCGCTGTGGATCTCGGGATTTGTCGCCGTCAGCGTGCTGCTCGCGGTGCTGTTCGACCTGGATCCGGCTGGGCAGTTCTACACCTGGTTCGCCGGCGCCACGACCGTCGGCGTCGTCATCCTGATGATCGCGACGAGCGTCGCGGTGCTGGTGTTCTTCGCCCGGGACCGGCGTGGCCATTCGGTGTGGCGGGTGTGGATCGCCCCGGCGGCGGGCCTGCTCGGTCTGTTGACCGCGCTGGCGCTCATCCTGTCGAATCTCAGCGATCTGGTCGGTGGGTCCGGCGTGCTGGCCTGGGTCATCGTGAGTCTGCTCGCGGCGGCGTTCGTCGCGGGTGCCGCCATCGGGGCGCGGGTCGGCCGGGAGGGGGCCCAGGCCGTTCGCCCCGCGGATCGCTAA
- a CDS encoding cyclopropane mycolic acid synthase family methyltransferase, with protein sequence MPVSENQVPGVGLRPHFEDVQSHYDLSDDFFRLFLDPTQTYSCAYFEREDMTLEEAQYAKIDLSLGKLGLQPGMTLLDIGCGWGATLCRAIERYDVDVIGLTLSRNQQAHVQAVFDGLDTERSRTVLLQGWEQFTGSVDRIVSIGAFEHFGAGRYDDFFAMAYGALPSGGSMLLHTIVKPSDEEFAARGLPLTMTKLKFFKFIMDEIFPGGQLPFVSVVQDHAVKAGFEVQRVQSLRLHYARTLTIWADALRERRDEAIAIQSEEVYDRYMRYLTGCAELFRDGYTDVCQFTLYKP encoded by the coding sequence TTGCCCGTATCCGAAAACCAGGTCCCGGGGGTCGGCCTGCGGCCGCATTTCGAGGACGTCCAGTCGCACTACGACCTGTCCGACGACTTCTTCCGTCTGTTCCTGGATCCCACCCAGACATACAGCTGCGCATATTTCGAGCGTGAGGACATGACGCTGGAGGAAGCGCAGTACGCGAAGATCGACCTGTCCCTGGGCAAGCTGGGCCTGCAGCCCGGCATGACCCTGCTCGACATCGGCTGTGGATGGGGCGCCACCCTGTGCCGCGCCATCGAACGCTACGACGTGGACGTCATCGGTCTGACCCTGAGCCGCAACCAGCAGGCACACGTCCAGGCCGTGTTCGACGGACTGGACACCGAACGCTCCCGCACGGTGCTGCTGCAGGGGTGGGAGCAGTTCACCGGCTCGGTGGACCGCATCGTGTCGATCGGCGCCTTCGAGCACTTCGGTGCCGGCCGCTACGACGACTTCTTCGCGATGGCCTACGGCGCGCTGCCGTCCGGCGGTTCGATGCTGCTGCACACCATCGTCAAACCCAGCGACGAGGAGTTCGCCGCCCGCGGACTGCCGCTGACCATGACGAAGCTGAAGTTCTTCAAATTCATCATGGACGAGATCTTCCCCGGCGGGCAGCTGCCGTTCGTGTCGGTGGTGCAGGACCACGCCGTCAAGGCCGGGTTCGAGGTGCAGCGGGTGCAGTCCCTGCGACTGCACTACGCGCGGACCCTGACGATCTGGGCGGATGCGCTGCGCGAGCGCCGCGACGAGGCCATCGCGATTCAGTCCGAGGAAGTCTACGACCGCTACATGCGGTACCTGACCGGATGCGCCGAGCTGTTCCGGGACGGCTATACCGACGTCTGCCAGTTCACCCTGTACAAGCCGTGA
- a CDS encoding threonine ammonia-lyase gives MSAPTLVTVDDIRSAAERLRGSILRTPLIPAAWADPARPLWIKPESLQVIGAFKVRGALNAISRIDPAARRRGVVAYSSGNHAQAVAYAAARFGIEAHIVMPEETPEIKVVRTRSHGARVVLCEAGQREAVAARLVAETGATLVPPFDHPDIIAGQGTIGLEIAEDLPDVATVLVPVSGGGLASGIGTAIRALCPHAEIFGVEPELAADTAAGLRRGSPVRMSIQERNRTIADGLRSEPSELTFAHLQHVLTDVLTVSEDEIRSAVAELAVRARLVSEPSGAVGLAAYRRHATPAGPTVVVLSGGNIEPALLADIVGASAAVGVDQGH, from the coding sequence ATGAGCGCGCCCACCCTGGTCACGGTCGACGACATCCGGTCGGCCGCCGAACGGTTGCGCGGCAGCATTCTGCGTACCCCGCTCATCCCGGCCGCCTGGGCGGACCCGGCCCGCCCGCTGTGGATCAAACCCGAGAGCCTGCAGGTGATCGGCGCGTTCAAGGTCCGCGGCGCATTGAACGCGATCAGCCGCATCGACCCGGCGGCACGCCGGCGCGGTGTCGTCGCGTACTCCAGCGGGAACCACGCCCAGGCCGTCGCCTACGCGGCCGCGCGCTTCGGTATCGAGGCCCACATCGTGATGCCGGAGGAGACCCCCGAGATCAAGGTGGTGCGCACCCGCAGTCACGGCGCCCGGGTCGTGTTGTGCGAAGCGGGACAGCGCGAGGCGGTGGCCGCCCGACTGGTCGCGGAAACCGGCGCCACCCTCGTGCCGCCGTTCGACCACCCGGACATCATCGCCGGCCAGGGCACCATCGGACTGGAGATCGCCGAGGACCTACCCGACGTCGCCACCGTGTTGGTTCCGGTCAGCGGGGGTGGGCTCGCCTCCGGTATCGGCACCGCGATCCGGGCATTGTGCCCGCATGCCGAGATCTTCGGTGTGGAACCGGAATTGGCGGCCGACACCGCGGCGGGCCTGCGCCGCGGCAGTCCGGTCAGAATGTCCATCCAGGAGCGTAACCGCACCATCGCCGACGGTCTGCGATCGGAACCGTCGGAGCTGACCTTCGCGCATCTGCAGCATGTGCTGACCGATGTGCTGACCGTGTCCGAAGACGAAATACGTTCCGCGGTTGCGGAACTCGCGGTGCGGGCGCGTCTGGTCAGTGAGCCCAGCGGCGCGGTCGGGCTGGCCGCCTACCGGCGGCACGCAACTCCGGCCGGCCCCACCGTGGTGGTGCTGTCCGGCGGGAACATCGAACCGGCGCTGCTCGCCGACATCGTGGGCGCCTCAGCAGCGGTCGGGGTTGACCAGGGGCACTGA
- a CDS encoding dienelactone hydrolase family protein gives MTPLQRYIAEEIATDHADGLLSRREALRRLALLGLGTSAAAAVIAACGKSAPDSTTSTAEPDTPSPPAPAAAPPGMATAVQTTPVTWAGPGGELQGAWAAAPVPRGAVLVIHENKGLNDWVRSVAGRLAGVGYSSLAIDLLSADGGTATFADPAEATAALGNRAPADMIADLRSGISEVQARTPGAKAAVVGFCMGGGLVWRLLDAGVPELAAAVPFYGPTPDDPDFAGSRDVAVLGFYGELDQRVNATEPAARAALQRAGLVHELVIEPGANHAFFNDTGDRYDPGAAADAWQRMLDWLAAHVG, from the coding sequence GTGACGCCCTTACAGCGCTACATCGCCGAAGAGATCGCCACCGACCACGCCGATGGGTTGTTGTCCCGTCGGGAAGCGCTGCGCCGGCTCGCGCTACTGGGCCTCGGCACGTCGGCGGCCGCAGCCGTCATCGCGGCCTGCGGCAAGAGCGCCCCGGATTCCACCACGAGCACGGCGGAGCCCGACACACCGTCCCCGCCGGCCCCTGCCGCAGCGCCGCCGGGGATGGCCACCGCCGTGCAGACGACCCCGGTGACCTGGGCCGGACCGGGCGGCGAACTGCAGGGCGCATGGGCCGCGGCGCCCGTGCCGCGCGGCGCCGTCCTGGTGATCCACGAGAACAAGGGCCTCAACGACTGGGTTCGTTCGGTTGCCGGCCGGCTGGCCGGGGTCGGGTATTCGAGCCTGGCGATAGACCTGCTCTCCGCCGACGGCGGCACCGCCACGTTCGCCGACCCCGCCGAGGCGACCGCCGCGCTGGGCAACCGCGCGCCCGCGGACATGATCGCCGATCTACGGTCCGGGATCAGCGAGGTCCAGGCGCGCACACCCGGCGCGAAGGCGGCGGTCGTCGGCTTCTGCATGGGTGGCGGACTGGTGTGGCGGCTGCTGGACGCGGGTGTGCCCGAACTGGCCGCCGCCGTCCCGTTCTACGGCCCGACGCCCGACGATCCGGATTTCGCCGGCAGCAGGGACGTCGCGGTGCTGGGCTTCTACGGCGAGCTCGATCAGCGCGTCAATGCGACCGAACCGGCCGCCCGGGCGGCCTTGCAGCGGGCCGGTCTGGTGCACGAGTTGGTCATCGAACCCGGGGCCAACCACGCATTCTTCAACGACACCGGCGACCGCTACGATCCCGGCGCGGCGGCCGACGCCTGGCAGCGGATGTTGGACTGGCTGGCGGCGCACGTCGGCTGA
- a CDS encoding winged helix-turn-helix domain-containing protein yields the protein MYQAGLPAATDSAAAVQVVLVFDVPAGFTELPARTAQLADEFGRVIADSVPGVRVRPAVITSAHDAAAPDRDPASRPFDGLLIARAGREVRAGGAPVRLSYLEFELLCFLAEHPRQTVSRAQLMREVWAGTAGAEHTALSGRTVDTHVRRLRVKLGGYAGVITTIRGRGYRFDPGPEVRYLPAAADRHRA from the coding sequence GTGTACCAAGCAGGCCTGCCCGCGGCCACCGACTCCGCCGCTGCGGTGCAGGTGGTGCTGGTGTTCGACGTGCCGGCAGGGTTCACCGAACTACCGGCGCGCACCGCGCAGTTGGCGGACGAGTTCGGCCGGGTGATCGCCGACTCGGTGCCGGGAGTGCGGGTCCGTCCCGCGGTCATCACCTCCGCCCACGATGCGGCGGCGCCGGACCGTGACCCGGCGTCGCGACCGTTCGACGGACTGCTGATCGCCAGGGCCGGTCGGGAGGTCCGCGCCGGCGGGGCCCCGGTACGGCTGAGCTACCTCGAATTCGAACTGCTGTGCTTCTTGGCCGAGCATCCGCGCCAGACGGTGTCGCGTGCGCAGCTGATGCGCGAAGTCTGGGCCGGCACCGCGGGTGCGGAGCACACCGCGCTGTCCGGTCGCACCGTCGACACCCATGTCCGCAGGCTGCGGGTCAAACTCGGCGGATACGCCGGAGTCATCACCACGATCCGGGGCCGCGGGTACCGCTTCGATCCGGGACCCGAGGTGCGCTACCTACCGGCCGCGGCGGATCGCCACCGGGCCTGA
- a CDS encoding acyl-CoA thioesterase: MTSLKVVPRYAEIDQQGVVFNGHYLTWFDEACTALLDEVSVSYPELISSGVDFQVVHSEIDFLASVRWRDDVRVDAVCDHVGITSFAIAFTVLRSAPDTDGIEQVAVRGRNVYVVVSTDTWVKRPLPERLREALEAR; the protein is encoded by the coding sequence GTGACGTCGCTGAAAGTGGTGCCTCGCTACGCCGAAATCGACCAGCAGGGTGTGGTCTTCAACGGCCACTACCTCACCTGGTTCGACGAGGCCTGCACCGCGCTGCTGGACGAGGTGTCGGTGAGCTATCCCGAACTGATCTCCTCAGGCGTCGATTTCCAGGTCGTGCACAGCGAGATCGATTTCCTCGCATCGGTCCGGTGGCGAGACGATGTGCGCGTCGACGCCGTCTGCGACCACGTCGGCATCACCAGCTTCGCCATCGCGTTCACGGTGCTGCGGTCCGCCCCGGACACCGACGGTATCGAGCAGGTCGCCGTCCGCGGGCGCAATGTGTACGTCGTGGTGTCCACCGACACCTGGGTGAAACGACCGCTGCCCGAACGTCTGCGCGAGGCGCTGGAAGCTCGCTGA
- a CDS encoding SDR family oxidoreductase translates to MGVSAVPGALRGRVAVVAGATRGAGRGIAAGLAEAGATVICTGRSSVSGSGGSDYDRPETIEETAALVNTLGGCGVAIQVDHLVPDQVRALADRLRTDYGTIDILVNDIWGAEVLKGAPSTWGRPMWEHDLDAGLRILDLGVRTHLITAHCLLPLMVSRPGGLLLEITDGTTEYNAETFRLSVFYDLAKTALNRLAFSLGHDLRRVGATAVAVSPGWLRSEMMLDNYGVTEDDWRKALCAGRDDGYPSAPPGFAESETPRFVGRGVAAIAADEHRARWNQRSVTSVALAREYGFTDIDGSCPDGWATG, encoded by the coding sequence ATGGGGGTTTCAGCGGTCCCCGGCGCGCTACGCGGCCGGGTCGCGGTGGTGGCCGGTGCCACCCGCGGGGCCGGCCGCGGTATCGCCGCGGGGTTGGCCGAGGCCGGAGCCACCGTGATCTGCACCGGTCGCAGCAGCGTGAGCGGATCCGGCGGTTCGGACTACGACCGCCCGGAGACCATCGAAGAGACTGCCGCACTGGTCAATACGTTGGGCGGCTGCGGTGTCGCGATCCAGGTCGACCATCTGGTGCCCGATCAGGTTCGCGCGTTGGCCGACCGGCTGCGCACGGACTACGGCACGATCGACATCCTGGTCAACGACATCTGGGGAGCCGAGGTACTGAAGGGCGCACCGTCGACCTGGGGACGGCCGATGTGGGAGCACGATCTCGATGCCGGCCTGCGGATCCTCGATCTCGGGGTGCGCACCCATCTGATCACCGCCCACTGCCTGCTGCCCCTGATGGTCTCCCGACCGGGTGGCCTGCTGCTCGAGATAACGGATGGGACAACCGAATACAATGCCGAAACGTTTCGACTCTCGGTGTTCTACGACCTCGCCAAGACGGCCCTCAACCGGCTCGCCTTCAGCCTCGGACATGATCTGCGGCGGGTCGGCGCCACCGCCGTCGCGGTCAGCCCGGGCTGGCTGCGTTCGGAGATGATGCTGGACAACTACGGTGTGACCGAGGACGACTGGCGCAAAGCCCTGTGCGCCGGCCGCGACGACGGATATCCCAGCGCGCCACCGGGATTCGCCGAATCGGAGACACCCCGGTTCGTCGGCCGGGGCGTGGCCGCGATCGCCGCCGACGAGCACCGGGCCCGGTGGAACCAGCGGTCGGTCACCTCCGTCGCGCTGGCCCGCGAGTACGGGTTCACCGACATCGACGGATCCTGCCCCGACGGGTGGGCAACGGGCTGA
- a CDS encoding peptide MFS transporter, translating into MTGEDHAGNIGAAHPTSRTIFGHPIGLANLFGVELWERFSFYGMLTILGYYLYYSATDGGLELSKATATGIVGAYGGLVYLSTVLGGWLADRVLGMERTVFYGGIVVMLGHIALAVLPGLTGVATGLVLVALGSGALKANASSLLGTLYDKGDARADGGFTLFYLGINLGAFIGPLITGLLQTRVGFHYGFGAAAIGMALGLTQYVVFRRNLGSHGREVPNPLPRSGVLPAVGILVGVIVVVVAAFATGLVTLANLSQVTTGVIIVASIGYFVLMLKSPRVSVLERTRISAFIPLFIANAVFWSLFQQIFTVLAVYSDERMNWSIFGWTAPSNWIGSIEPVWIILLSPVFAVMWTRLGRRAPTTPRKFAYGVIGMGAAFLLFLPMAGTTGRAVPALLVVAIMAVFAVSELMISPIGLAVTTQLAPDAFRAQMMALYFFSVGLGTSMSGVLAGYYDPAHEFAYFGILGLVAIAAGLIVLAFTGRISRLMEGVH; encoded by the coding sequence ATGACTGGGGAGGACCACGCCGGGAACATCGGGGCCGCGCACCCGACATCCCGCACCATATTCGGCCATCCCATCGGACTGGCCAATCTGTTCGGTGTCGAACTCTGGGAACGCTTCTCCTTCTACGGGATGCTGACGATCCTGGGTTACTACCTGTACTACTCGGCGACCGATGGCGGCCTGGAGCTGTCGAAGGCGACCGCCACCGGCATCGTCGGGGCCTACGGCGGACTGGTGTATCTGTCCACGGTGCTGGGCGGTTGGCTCGCCGACCGGGTGCTCGGTATGGAGCGCACCGTGTTCTACGGCGGGATCGTCGTGATGCTCGGCCATATCGCGCTGGCGGTGCTGCCGGGATTAACCGGTGTGGCAACGGGTCTGGTGCTGGTGGCGTTGGGCTCCGGGGCGCTCAAGGCCAACGCGTCCTCCCTGCTGGGCACCCTCTACGACAAGGGCGACGCCCGCGCCGACGGCGGGTTCACCCTGTTCTATCTCGGTATCAACCTGGGCGCCTTCATCGGTCCGCTGATCACCGGGCTGTTGCAGACCCGTGTCGGGTTCCACTACGGATTCGGCGCCGCGGCAATCGGTATGGCGCTGGGCCTGACCCAATATGTGGTGTTCCGCCGTAACCTCGGCAGCCACGGGCGCGAGGTGCCCAACCCGCTGCCGCGTTCCGGTGTGCTGCCGGCCGTCGGGATCCTCGTCGGGGTGATCGTCGTGGTCGTCGCCGCGTTCGCCACCGGTCTGGTGACGCTGGCCAATCTGTCCCAGGTCACCACCGGCGTCATCATCGTCGCGTCCATCGGTTACTTCGTGCTGATGCTGAAGAGTCCGAGAGTGTCTGTGCTGGAACGGACCCGCATCAGCGCGTTCATCCCGTTGTTCATCGCCAACGCGGTGTTCTGGTCGTTGTTCCAGCAGATCTTCACCGTGCTGGCGGTGTATTCGGACGAGCGGATGAACTGGTCGATCTTCGGCTGGACGGCCCCGTCGAACTGGATCGGGTCGATCGAGCCGGTCTGGATCATCCTGCTCTCGCCCGTCTTCGCCGTCATGTGGACCCGGCTCGGCCGGCGGGCGCCGACCACACCCCGGAAGTTCGCCTACGGCGTCATCGGTATGGGCGCAGCGTTCCTGCTGTTCCTGCCGATGGCCGGAACCACCGGGCGAGCCGTGCCCGCGCTGCTGGTGGTCGCCATCATGGCGGTCTTCGCGGTCTCGGAACTGATGATCTCGCCGATCGGCCTGGCGGTCACGACACAACTCGCCCCCGACGCGTTCCGGGCGCAGATGATGGCGCTGTACTTCTTCTCGGTCGGACTCGGGACCTCGATGTCCGGGGTGCTGGCCGGCTACTACGACCCGGCCCACGAGTTCGCGTACTTCGGCATTCTCGGGCTGGTCGCGATCGCGGCGGGCCTGATCGTGCTGGCCTTCACCGGCCGCATCAGCCGCCTGATGGAGGGCGTGCACTAG
- a CDS encoding DUF6188 family protein: protein MTDQWIQGHVLQRITFRDGLVLNLDDYNELVISVPLDLTLPQIGGMAGAGEPEVVTIDPTAVRNEQKPLFDFAGATCTHADWDADGSLHLGFSGGQHIDVRSDDAHTSWELYGKHHGYVACLPHGRVRVVRHDLPEPATD from the coding sequence ATGACCGACCAGTGGATCCAGGGGCACGTCCTGCAGCGGATCACCTTCCGTGATGGTCTGGTGCTCAACTTGGACGACTACAACGAACTCGTCATTTCCGTCCCGTTGGATTTGACATTGCCGCAGATCGGAGGCATGGCGGGCGCCGGCGAGCCGGAGGTCGTGACCATCGATCCGACCGCCGTGCGCAACGAGCAGAAACCGCTCTTCGATTTCGCCGGGGCGACCTGCACGCACGCCGACTGGGATGCAGACGGCAGCCTGCACCTGGGGTTCTCCGGCGGGCAGCACATCGACGTCCGCAGCGACGATGCGCACACCTCCTGGGAGCTGTACGGCAAGCACCACGGCTATGTCGCCTGCCTGCCGCACGGCCGCGTCCGGGTGGTCCGTCACGACCTGCCCGAACCGGCCACCGACTGA